One Ethanoligenens harbinense YUAN-3 genomic window carries:
- a CDS encoding redox-sensing transcriptional repressor Rex gives MLKRENVSLSVIRRLPRYHRFLADLMRTGTTRISSKELSRRMGLTASQIRQDLNCFGGFGQQGYGYNVEQLHREIGLILGLDKQYPAILVGAGNIGRAIALNFDFSQMGFDLIGIFDIDPSIIGMQIGSLKVEDAAGIDAFCREHHPRVAVLTVPRSAAEQMAEQLIHLGVSGFWNFSHYDFSVKYPGVLVENVHLSDSLMTLCYMVRDLSEKETRDN, from the coding sequence GTGTTAAAACGAGAAAATGTTTCCCTTTCCGTCATCCGGCGTCTGCCGCGTTATCACCGTTTTTTGGCCGATCTGATGAGAACCGGCACTACCCGCATATCTTCCAAAGAGCTCAGCCGGCGCATGGGGCTCACGGCTTCGCAGATTCGGCAGGACCTCAACTGCTTTGGCGGGTTCGGGCAGCAGGGATACGGCTATAACGTCGAGCAGCTCCACCGGGAGATCGGCCTGATCTTGGGCCTGGATAAACAGTATCCGGCCATTCTCGTCGGGGCTGGCAATATCGGCCGGGCCATCGCGCTCAACTTTGATTTTTCCCAGATGGGCTTTGATCTGATTGGCATATTCGACATCGACCCTTCCATCATCGGGATGCAGATCGGCAGCCTGAAAGTGGAAGACGCCGCCGGTATTGATGCATTCTGCCGGGAACATCATCCACGGGTCGCGGTGCTGACCGTTCCCCGCTCCGCCGCGGAGCAAATGGCGGAACAATTGATTCATCTGGGCGTATCCGGTTTCTGGAATTTCAGCCATTATGATTTTTCAGTCAAATATCCGGGTGTACTCGTCGAAAACGTGCACCTGAGTGACAGCCTGATGACATTGTGCTACATGGTAAGGGATTTATCCGAAAAAGAAACACGGGACAATTGA
- a CDS encoding biotin--[acetyl-CoA-carboxylase] ligase, producing MIKEEVLAILRQNQDRFVSGQAISTKLGVTRAAVWKAVKQIERDGYGVDSLPSQGYKLTARADTMSEAELNDLLQTRVLGRRIIHFQSIDSTNRKAKELAEQGEPEGTIVVAETQTGGRGCAGRTWDSKPMEGIWMSVILRPTLDLPSVPCITQIACAAVGQALETMVKAVQIKWPNDILVNDKKISGVLTESSGEIDRVQYAVVGIGVNVNQNAEDFLPELAEKATSLKRETGKAQSRQKLCCTILEALERAYLLGDGATGMECAITYCKDHSVTLGRPVSFMENGMEVHGTAVDIDERGGLVVRTPNGVIRHISSGSTLVR from the coding sequence ATGATAAAAGAGGAAGTATTAGCTATTCTCAGGCAGAATCAGGATCGGTTCGTTTCCGGCCAAGCGATCAGCACGAAGCTTGGCGTTACAAGAGCCGCCGTCTGGAAAGCCGTTAAGCAAATAGAACGCGATGGATATGGAGTGGACTCGCTTCCAAGCCAAGGATATAAACTGACCGCGCGGGCGGACACCATGAGCGAAGCAGAATTAAACGATCTTCTGCAAACACGTGTACTGGGGCGCAGGATTATCCATTTCCAGTCCATCGATTCCACTAACAGAAAGGCAAAGGAGCTAGCTGAACAGGGTGAGCCGGAGGGAACGATCGTGGTTGCGGAGACACAAACCGGGGGCAGGGGATGCGCAGGCCGAACATGGGATTCCAAGCCAATGGAGGGAATATGGATGTCGGTGATTCTGCGTCCCACGCTTGATCTGCCCTCTGTGCCGTGCATTACCCAAATAGCCTGCGCCGCTGTGGGGCAGGCACTTGAAACGATGGTGAAAGCCGTGCAGATCAAGTGGCCTAACGATATATTGGTGAACGATAAAAAAATAAGCGGCGTGCTGACCGAAAGCAGTGGGGAAATTGACCGTGTGCAGTATGCAGTGGTGGGCATCGGGGTGAATGTGAACCAGAATGCCGAAGATTTTCTGCCCGAATTGGCAGAGAAAGCGACTTCACTGAAACGGGAAACAGGGAAGGCGCAGTCCCGACAAAAACTGTGTTGCACCATCCTGGAAGCGTTGGAACGAGCTTATTTGTTGGGAGATGGAGCAACCGGTATGGAATGCGCGATCACATATTGCAAAGACCATTCCGTCACGTTGGGCCGTCCGGTATCCTTCATGGAAAACGGCATGGAAGTGCACGGAACGGCAGTCGATATTGACGAGCGGGGCGGACTTGTCGTACGCACCCCAAACGGTGTCATACGGCACATTTCTTCCGGCAGCACATTAGTGAGGTAA
- a CDS encoding biotin transporter BioY: MPVKTRKIVLTAFFAALTAVGAFIKIPIGPVPITLQLLFTALAGVLLGPYFGALSQLVYVVLGLIGLPIFTGGGGPQYVLSPTFGYLIGFIVGAFVIGKITQNQTKLSFRRVLAGCLAGLLIIYVIGVPYLYLILNHVTHVPMTFGNALLTGFVVFLPGDIAKCILVALLGKRVVPILRQTRLA; this comes from the coding sequence ATGCCCGTCAAAACCAGAAAGATCGTACTTACCGCCTTTTTTGCCGCTCTGACCGCAGTGGGCGCGTTCATCAAAATCCCCATTGGACCAGTCCCCATTACCTTGCAGCTTCTTTTTACCGCTCTGGCCGGCGTGTTGCTGGGGCCGTATTTTGGTGCGCTGTCGCAACTCGTTTATGTGGTGCTGGGACTGATCGGTCTTCCGATCTTTACCGGCGGCGGCGGTCCGCAGTATGTTCTCAGTCCCACTTTCGGATATCTGATCGGGTTTATCGTTGGTGCATTTGTAATTGGTAAGATCACGCAGAACCAAACCAAACTGTCTTTTCGGCGAGTGCTGGCAGGGTGTTTGGCGGGCTTGCTGATCATCTATGTCATTGGCGTTCCGTATCTCTACCTGATACTGAACCATGTGACGCATGTCCCCATGACGTTCGGCAATGCACTCCTGACAGGTTTTGTTGTCTTTTTACCGGGTGATATTGCCAAATGTATTCTGGTCGCCTTGCTTGGAAAGAGAGTTGTCCCGATTCTCCGGCAAACCCGGTTGGCATAA
- a CDS encoding aconitate hydratase, whose translation MGYTLAQKIIKQHLVSGDMTPGTEIGLKIDQTLTQDATGTMAYLQFEALGISRVKTEKSVAYIDHNTLQTGFENADDHRYIQTVAKKHGITFSRPGNGICHQLHLERFGKPGKTLIGSDSHTPTAGGIGMLAMGAGGLDVAVAMGGGAYYIPMPKMVKVRLNGRLRSWVSAKDIILEVLRLLTVKGGVGKIIEYGGEGISGLSVPQRATICNMGAELGASTSIFPSDDVTLAFLKAQNREADWVEILPDGDAKYDETIEINLCELEPLAAKPHMPDNVDTVKNIGPIKVDQVCIGSCTNSSLLDLMRVATILRGNKVHPNVSLSIAPGSKQVFTMIARNGALADLIAAGARILECACGPCIGMGQSPNSSGVSLRTFNRNFEGRSGTADAKVYLVSPETAAASAITGVLTDPRGLGSEPDIRLPETFLINDNMFELPADEETAKKLDVVRGPNIKPFPLNVALPESIEAKCLLKVGDNITTDHIMPAGSKILPYRSNIPKISTFCFVRCDPDFPERAQKEGKGIIVGGANYGQGSSREHAALAPLYLGVKAVVAKSFARIHYANLVNNGILPLIFQNPDDYDKIHFEDELALPYVHKEVEAGAQTVTLLNKTTGDAILTRCDISDRQRDMLLAGGLINYTKQQNA comes from the coding sequence TTGGGTTACACCCTTGCACAGAAAATCATCAAACAGCATTTGGTTTCGGGTGACATGACGCCCGGCACGGAGATTGGTCTGAAAATTGATCAGACGCTCACGCAGGATGCCACCGGCACCATGGCATATCTGCAATTTGAAGCACTTGGTATTTCCCGGGTAAAAACTGAAAAATCCGTCGCATATATCGATCACAACACGCTGCAGACCGGCTTTGAAAATGCCGACGACCACCGCTATATCCAGACGGTGGCCAAAAAGCACGGCATCACGTTTTCACGGCCTGGCAACGGCATCTGCCACCAGCTGCACCTGGAGCGTTTCGGCAAACCGGGTAAAACGCTGATCGGTTCCGATTCCCACACCCCCACCGCCGGCGGCATCGGTATGCTGGCCATGGGCGCCGGCGGCCTGGACGTGGCGGTGGCCATGGGCGGCGGCGCGTATTACATTCCCATGCCCAAGATGGTAAAGGTGCGCCTGAACGGCCGCCTGCGCTCGTGGGTCTCCGCCAAGGACATCATTCTGGAGGTCTTGCGCCTGCTCACCGTGAAAGGCGGCGTGGGCAAGATCATCGAATACGGTGGCGAAGGCATTTCCGGCCTTTCGGTGCCGCAGCGCGCCACCATCTGCAACATGGGTGCGGAGCTCGGTGCTTCCACCTCCATCTTTCCGTCCGATGACGTCACACTCGCGTTTCTCAAGGCGCAAAACCGCGAGGCCGACTGGGTTGAGATCCTGCCCGACGGCGACGCGAAATATGACGAGACCATCGAGATCAACCTCTGCGAGCTCGAGCCGCTGGCCGCCAAACCGCATATGCCGGACAATGTGGATACCGTCAAAAACATCGGGCCGATCAAGGTCGACCAGGTCTGCATCGGTTCCTGCACCAACTCTTCCTTGTTGGATTTGATGCGGGTAGCTACCATCCTGCGTGGCAATAAGGTCCATCCCAATGTGAGCCTGTCCATCGCACCCGGTTCCAAGCAGGTGTTCACTATGATCGCCCGCAACGGCGCGCTTGCCGACCTCATCGCGGCCGGCGCCCGCATTCTGGAATGCGCCTGCGGCCCCTGCATCGGCATGGGCCAGTCACCGAATTCCAGCGGCGTTTCCCTGCGTACCTTCAACCGTAATTTTGAGGGGCGCAGCGGCACTGCGGACGCGAAAGTCTATCTGGTCAGCCCGGAAACGGCCGCCGCTTCGGCCATTACCGGTGTGCTGACCGATCCGCGCGGACTTGGGAGCGAGCCCGATATTCGCCTGCCGGAGACATTCCTCATCAACGACAATATGTTTGAACTGCCCGCCGATGAAGAAACGGCGAAAAAGCTGGACGTGGTCCGCGGTCCGAACATCAAGCCGTTTCCGCTGAACGTTGCGCTGCCGGAAAGCATTGAGGCGAAGTGTCTGCTGAAAGTTGGCGACAACATCACCACCGATCATATCATGCCTGCGGGCTCCAAAATCCTCCCCTATCGTTCCAACATCCCCAAGATTTCAACCTTCTGCTTTGTGCGCTGCGATCCGGATTTCCCGGAACGTGCCCAAAAAGAAGGCAAGGGCATTATCGTCGGGGGCGCGAACTACGGGCAGGGTTCCTCGCGTGAACACGCCGCGCTGGCGCCGCTCTATCTTGGTGTCAAGGCCGTGGTCGCCAAATCATTTGCGCGCATCCATTATGCCAATTTGGTCAACAACGGCATTCTGCCGTTGATCTTCCAGAACCCTGACGACTACGACAAGATCCATTTTGAAGATGAGCTGGCGCTGCCGTATGTCCACAAAGAGGTCGAGGCGGGCGCACAGACTGTGACGCTGCTCAATAAGACCACAGGCGACGCCATCCTCACCCGCTGCGATATCTCGGATCGCCAGCGCGACATGTTGCTTGCCGGCGGCCTCATCAATTATACCAAACAGCAGAACGCCTGA
- a CDS encoding glutaredoxin family protein, translating to MKKITMFTMQGCPYCKRAFEWMENLKNKNPVYKALEIHVIDEQVQPEIANQYDYYYVPTFYVDGNKLHEGIPSPEKIEAVFEAAVKG from the coding sequence ATGAAAAAAATCACCATGTTTACGATGCAGGGATGCCCATACTGCAAACGTGCCTTTGAATGGATGGAAAACCTGAAGAACAAGAACCCTGTTTATAAAGCGTTGGAAATTCATGTGATCGACGAGCAGGTGCAACCGGAAATTGCCAACCAATACGATTATTATTATGTTCCCACTTTTTACGTAGACGGAAATAAGCTACACGAGGGAATACCGAGTCCGGAAAAAATCGAAGCGGTATTCGAAGCGGCCGTAAAAGGATGA
- the gpmA gene encoding 2,3-diphosphoglycerate-dependent phosphoglycerate mutase: MKLVLIRHGESEWNKLNLFTGWTDVDLSETGIKEAQTAGELLKEDGYDFDICYTSYLKRAIHTLNLTLEALDREWLPVIKTWRLNERHYGALQGLNKAETAQKYGEEQVKIWRRSFDVQPPALEESDTRNPRNQEQYRAENKKELPLAESLKDTIARAVPYFEDVIKKDMLAGKRVLIAAHGNSIRALVKYFDDLSAEEIMGVNIPTGIPLVYEFDETFKAVGKQYLGDADVVAAKMASVANQGKAK; this comes from the coding sequence ATGAAACTGGTATTGATTCGTCACGGAGAAAGTGAATGGAACAAACTCAATTTATTTACAGGCTGGACCGATGTGGATCTTTCAGAAACCGGTATAAAAGAAGCGCAGACAGCCGGCGAACTGCTGAAAGAGGATGGATATGACTTTGATATCTGCTATACATCGTATCTGAAACGCGCCATCCATACGCTTAACCTGACTTTAGAAGCGCTCGATCGGGAGTGGCTGCCGGTCATTAAGACATGGCGCCTGAATGAGCGCCATTATGGAGCCCTGCAGGGGCTGAACAAAGCGGAAACGGCCCAAAAATATGGTGAAGAGCAGGTAAAAATCTGGCGCCGGTCTTTTGACGTGCAGCCGCCCGCTTTGGAAGAAAGCGATACGCGCAATCCCCGCAACCAGGAGCAGTATCGGGCGGAAAACAAAAAGGAGCTTCCGCTGGCGGAAAGCCTGAAAGATACCATTGCCCGTGCTGTGCCATATTTTGAAGACGTCATTAAAAAAGACATGCTGGCGGGGAAGCGGGTACTGATTGCAGCGCATGGCAATTCCATCCGGGCACTGGTCAAATATTTTGACGATCTTTCCGCCGAAGAAATCATGGGGGTTAACATTCCCACCGGTATACCGCTGGTTTACGAATTTGACGAAACATTCAAAGCGGTCGGCAAGCAGTATTTAGGCGATGCAGACGTCGTGGCTGCCAAAATGGCCAGCGTGGCCAATCAAGGCAAGGCCAAATAA
- a CDS encoding isocitrate/isopropylmalate family dehydrogenase, which produces MNEALKPQLEAFEKLMKSQLARVEAMKAQGNFLDYAALKPIVIGICGGDGIGPVITHESARVLKHLLADEVKSGKIVFKDIDGLTIENRAKAGKAIPDDVLAELKTCHVILKGPTTTPRAGDPWPNIESANVAMRKELDLFANVRPVKVPAQGIDWTFFRENTEGSYTLGSNGVNVSDDLAFDFTVTTTQGTERIARLAYEFARKNKKNRVSIITKANVIKTTDGKFLRLCQEIGKDYPEITTDDWYIDITTAKLIDEKRRRDFKVFVLPNLYGDIITDEAAEFQGGVGTAGSANIGKCYAMFEAIHGSAPRMISEGRGPYADPCSMLRATVMLLSHIGYQKQADKLERALDICMFDEKRLTVTGRADGATCAAFGDYVLETAEKLS; this is translated from the coding sequence ATGAATGAAGCGCTCAAGCCGCAACTGGAAGCCTTTGAAAAACTGATGAAATCTCAACTGGCCCGTGTGGAGGCCATGAAAGCACAAGGGAATTTCCTTGATTACGCCGCGCTCAAGCCCATCGTTATCGGCATCTGCGGGGGCGACGGCATCGGCCCGGTTATCACGCACGAATCGGCCCGCGTGCTCAAGCATTTGTTGGCCGACGAAGTCAAAAGCGGCAAGATCGTGTTTAAGGACATCGACGGTCTCACTATCGAAAACCGTGCCAAAGCCGGGAAAGCCATTCCGGACGATGTGCTGGCTGAGCTGAAAACCTGCCATGTTATCCTCAAAGGCCCGACCACGACCCCGCGCGCGGGCGACCCATGGCCGAACATTGAAAGCGCCAACGTGGCCATGCGCAAGGAACTCGACCTGTTTGCCAACGTGCGCCCCGTCAAAGTGCCCGCGCAGGGCATCGACTGGACCTTCTTCCGGGAAAACACCGAGGGCTCCTATACACTGGGCAGCAACGGTGTCAACGTCAGCGACGATCTGGCTTTCGATTTCACCGTGACCACCACGCAGGGGACGGAGCGCATTGCCCGTCTGGCTTATGAATTTGCGCGCAAAAATAAGAAAAACCGTGTCTCCATCATCACCAAGGCCAATGTCATTAAGACTACCGACGGCAAATTTCTGCGGCTTTGTCAGGAGATCGGCAAGGACTATCCGGAGATCACGACCGATGACTGGTATATCGACATCACCACGGCAAAACTGATTGACGAAAAGCGCCGCCGCGATTTCAAGGTGTTCGTTCTACCCAATCTTTACGGTGACATCATCACCGACGAGGCCGCGGAATTCCAGGGCGGTGTCGGCACGGCCGGCAGTGCCAACATCGGCAAATGCTACGCCATGTTTGAGGCCATCCACGGTTCCGCACCACGCATGATCAGCGAGGGGCGCGGGCCGTACGCGGATCCCTGCTCCATGCTGCGCGCCACCGTCATGCTCCTTTCGCATATCGGCTACCAGAAACAGGCCGACAAACTGGAACGCGCGCTGGACATCTGCATGTTTGATGAAAAACGCCTGACCGTCACCGGCCGTGCCGACGGTGCGACCTGCGCAGCCTTTGGCGACTATGTACTGGAGACGGCGGAAAAACTTTCGTAA
- the adhE gene encoding bifunctional acetaldehyde-CoA/alcohol dehydrogenase, translating into MATETKEVAQEAQKPDVKQMIDELVAKAQKALDEFSTFNQEQVDKIVHAMALAALDKHMYLAKLAVEETGRGIYEDKITKNLYASEYIWHDIKYAKTVGVIDENEMEEYVDIAEPVGIIAGVTPVTNPTSTTIFKSLISVKTRNPIIFGFHPAAQKCCAETARILNEAAVAAGAPENIVQFIPHPSIEATNALMNHPGVATILATGGPGMVKAAYSCGKPALGVGPGNVPCYVEKTAKLRRACHDLILSKTFDNGMICASEQAAIVDKEIAADFEKIMKANGCYFTNPEETVKLGKYVITEKMSVNPPVVGQSAVWIAEQAGIKVPADTKVILAKLDKVDFDVPLAHEKLSPVLGYYIANSTEDAFKAALRMLEIGGLGHSAAIHSTDNDIIMKYGEAMKVGRVLVNSPSSQGGIGDIYNTNIPSLTLGCGSYGHNSVSQNVSAVNLINKKRIAKRRVNMQWFKVPPKIYFEFDAIQYLEKMPNISRAFIVTDPVMVKLGNVDKVLYYLRKRKEYCHSEIFSEVEPDPSFETVMRGVEMMKKFEPDVIIALGGGSSMDAAKGMWLFYEHPDFDFKGAHEKFMDIRKRTYHFPELGQKCQMVAVPTTSGTGSEVTSFAVITDKVNNFKYPLADYALTPNVAIVDPQFVMTMPKSTTADTGLDVLTHAIEAYVSVLANDYTDGLALKAIEIVFKYLPRAYADGAKDGEARMKMHNASCIAGMAFSNAFLGLNHSMAHKLGGEYHIPHGRANAILLPYVVEYNGNPKPTKYAIWPKYETYLAPQRFQEIARHVGLKASTPEEGVASLVQAIRDLMKTVNEPMSIQATGVPENVFLTNLDSLADKAFSDQCTGANPRLPLVSEIAELYKAAYYGK; encoded by the coding sequence ATGGCAACCGAAACAAAAGAAGTCGCCCAGGAAGCGCAGAAACCCGACGTCAAACAAATGATTGACGAACTGGTGGCAAAAGCGCAGAAAGCTCTGGACGAGTTTTCTACCTTCAACCAGGAGCAGGTTGACAAAATCGTCCATGCCATGGCACTTGCGGCGCTGGATAAGCATATGTATCTGGCTAAACTCGCCGTGGAAGAAACCGGACGCGGTATTTACGAAGACAAGATTACCAAAAACCTGTACGCAAGCGAATATATCTGGCATGACATCAAATATGCAAAGACCGTCGGCGTCATCGACGAAAACGAGATGGAAGAATATGTGGATATCGCCGAGCCTGTCGGTATCATCGCGGGCGTTACCCCGGTAACCAACCCCACCTCCACCACCATCTTTAAATCCCTCATCTCCGTCAAAACCCGCAACCCCATCATTTTCGGTTTCCATCCCGCTGCCCAGAAATGCTGCGCGGAAACGGCCCGCATTCTGAATGAGGCGGCTGTGGCTGCCGGTGCCCCCGAAAACATTGTGCAGTTCATCCCCCATCCTTCCATCGAAGCGACCAATGCGTTGATGAATCATCCCGGTGTCGCCACGATTCTGGCGACCGGCGGCCCCGGCATGGTCAAGGCTGCGTATTCCTGCGGCAAACCGGCGCTGGGTGTCGGCCCCGGCAACGTCCCCTGCTATGTCGAAAAAACAGCGAAACTCCGCCGTGCCTGCCATGATCTCATCCTTTCCAAAACGTTCGACAACGGCATGATCTGCGCTTCCGAACAGGCTGCGATTGTGGATAAAGAAATCGCGGCGGATTTTGAAAAGATCATGAAAGCAAACGGCTGCTACTTCACCAATCCGGAAGAAACGGTCAAACTCGGTAAATATGTGATCACCGAGAAAATGAGCGTGAATCCCCCGGTCGTCGGCCAGTCCGCTGTCTGGATCGCCGAGCAGGCCGGCATCAAAGTACCTGCCGACACCAAGGTCATTCTTGCCAAACTTGACAAGGTCGATTTTGATGTGCCGCTGGCTCACGAAAAACTTTCTCCGGTGCTTGGTTATTATATCGCCAACAGCACGGAGGATGCTTTCAAAGCTGCGCTTCGCATGCTGGAAATCGGCGGTCTGGGTCACTCTGCAGCCATCCACTCCACCGATAACGACATCATCATGAAATACGGCGAAGCCATGAAGGTCGGCCGTGTGCTGGTCAACAGCCCGTCTTCTCAGGGCGGTATCGGCGATATCTACAACACCAATATTCCTTCCCTTACCCTTGGCTGCGGCTCCTATGGCCACAACTCTGTTTCGCAGAACGTCAGTGCGGTCAACCTGATCAACAAAAAGCGCATTGCCAAGAGGAGAGTCAACATGCAGTGGTTTAAAGTGCCGCCGAAGATTTACTTCGAGTTCGATGCGATTCAGTACCTGGAGAAAATGCCGAACATCTCCCGTGCATTCATCGTCACCGACCCTGTAATGGTCAAGCTCGGAAATGTGGATAAGGTTCTTTATTATCTCCGCAAACGCAAAGAGTATTGCCACAGTGAGATTTTCTCCGAAGTTGAGCCCGACCCGTCTTTTGAAACGGTTATGCGCGGCGTGGAAATGATGAAGAAATTTGAGCCGGATGTCATCATCGCACTCGGCGGCGGTTCTTCCATGGATGCCGCGAAGGGCATGTGGCTCTTCTATGAGCATCCGGACTTTGATTTCAAAGGCGCACATGAGAAATTCATGGATATCCGCAAGCGCACTTATCACTTCCCCGAACTGGGCCAGAAATGCCAGATGGTCGCCGTGCCGACTACTTCCGGCACCGGCTCCGAAGTGACGTCTTTTGCGGTCATCACCGACAAGGTCAATAACTTCAAATATCCGCTCGCCGACTATGCGCTCACTCCGAATGTCGCTATCGTTGACCCGCAGTTTGTTATGACCATGCCGAAATCCACCACGGCGGATACCGGTTTGGACGTGCTGACCCACGCCATTGAAGCCTATGTCTCCGTTTTGGCAAACGATTACACTGATGGTCTGGCCCTGAAAGCGATTGAGATCGTCTTCAAATATCTGCCCCGTGCCTATGCGGACGGTGCCAAAGACGGCGAAGCGCGCATGAAAATGCACAACGCTTCCTGCATCGCCGGTATGGCGTTCAGCAATGCGTTCCTTGGCTTGAACCACTCCATGGCGCACAAACTGGGCGGCGAATACCACATTCCGCACGGTCGTGCCAACGCCATTCTGCTTCCCTATGTCGTTGAATACAACGGCAATCCGAAGCCGACCAAATATGCGATCTGGCCGAAATACGAGACTTATCTTGCCCCGCAGCGTTTCCAAGAGATTGCCCGCCATGTCGGCCTGAAGGCAAGCACACCGGAAGAGGGCGTTGCTTCCCTCGTGCAGGCGATTCGCGATTTGATGAAGACCGTCAATGAGCCGATGAGCATTCAAGCCACCGGCGTGCCCGAGAACGTGTTCCTCACCAATCTGGATTCTCTGGCTGATAAAGCGTTTTCCGACCAGTGCACCGGCGCAAATCCGCGTCTGCCGCTCGTCAGCGAGATCGCCGAGCTCTATAAAGCCGCTTATTACGGCAAATAA
- a CDS encoding heavy-metal-associated domain-containing protein — translation MESSVFKIDELSGKHTQKLVKQALDTLPGVTSVSVNQGTDRVAVDFDSTGVSHQKIKEKLIQMGLGVTAEANAQRDQPVKENHRHKKGKHPLAGDNPNQNHNVKKEAQGPNTKH, via the coding sequence ATGGAAAGCTCCGTATTTAAAATTGACGAACTCTCAGGCAAGCATACACAGAAATTGGTCAAACAGGCACTGGATACACTTCCGGGCGTCACATCCGTCAGCGTCAATCAAGGTACAGACCGCGTTGCGGTAGACTTCGATTCCACCGGTGTGTCGCATCAGAAAATCAAGGAAAAACTGATACAGATGGGGCTTGGCGTTACAGCGGAGGCAAATGCCCAGCGTGACCAACCTGTAAAAGAAAACCATCGCCACAAAAAAGGCAAGCATCCTCTGGCCGGTGATAATCCCAACCAAAACCACAATGTTAAAAAAGAAGCGCAGGGGCCCAATACCAAGCACTGA